One window from the genome of Thermodesulfovibrionales bacterium encodes:
- a CDS encoding pyridoxal-phosphate dependent enzyme, translating into MLIVAVEPAGSPVLSGGKPGKHRIPGIGAGFFPGVLNTKIYDEIIPVTDEDAEEMTKKLAKIEGILAGVSSGAAMWAALKIAKRLGRGKKIVVILPDRGERYLSTGLFE; encoded by the coding sequence GTGCTTATTGTTGCTGTTGAGCCAGCGGGCTCTCCTGTTCTTTCAGGAGGTAAACCTGGAAAACACAGGATACCAGGTATTGGAGCAGGTTTTTTCCCTGGCGTGCTTAATACTAAGATCTATGATGAGATTATACCTGTCACTGATGAAGACGCAGAGGAGATGACAAAAAAACTTGCAAAAATAGAAGGTATTCTTGCAGGTGTATCCTCTGGCGCTGCCATGTGGGCTGCCCTTAAAATTGCAAAGAGGTTGGGAAGAGGAAAAAAGATTGTTGTAATCTTACCTGACAGAGGGGAGAGATATCTGAGCACAGGACTGTTCGAATAA
- a CDS encoding DUF4115 domain-containing protein gives MIGGILKEKRLAKGISLEKVASDLKIKVSFLRAIEEEKFDIFPADVYTIGYIRSYAIYLGLEPEALIEKFKALRIQSSELSAPSPSENKISESKIVSENLSIGEKTPVIKPNLLIVIVIFTILGIVLFSVFKKQKKEILPVPPTSPSVIIAPSENRETSMNLPAPHQEEIQGQAKKEIKNISTSPAKALPSLGNDEGYTLRITAQELTWLKVESEEGTYDITMKPGDSVKYTSRKGFKLTIGNAGGIKLNLNGKDIDSPGKSGEVKIVSLP, from the coding sequence ATGATAGGGGGTATTCTTAAAGAAAAAAGGCTTGCGAAAGGTATATCCCTGGAGAAGGTTGCTTCTGACCTTAAGATAAAGGTCTCTTTTCTTAGGGCGATTGAAGAGGAAAAATTTGATATCTTTCCTGCTGATGTTTATACCATAGGCTATATCAGATCTTATGCTATCTATTTAGGACTTGAGCCAGAGGCACTTATTGAAAAATTTAAGGCCTTGAGAATTCAGTCTTCTGAATTGTCTGCTCCTTCACCCTCTGAAAATAAAATATCTGAAAGTAAAATTGTTTCAGAGAATCTCAGCATAGGAGAAAAGACACCTGTTATTAAGCCAAATCTTTTAATTGTAATAGTTATTTTTACCATATTGGGAATTGTTTTATTCTCTGTATTCAAAAAACAAAAAAAAGAGATTTTACCTGTACCACCCACTTCACCGTCAGTCATTATCGCACCTTCAGAAAATAGAGAAACATCTATGAATCTTCCTGCTCCTCATCAGGAGGAAATCCAGGGTCAGGCGAAAAAGGAAATAAAAAATATTTCTACTTCACCTGCCAAAGCTTTACCTTCATTGGGTAATGATGAAGGTTATACACTCAGGATTACTGCTCAGGAATTAACATGGCTTAAAGTAGAATCAGAAGAAGGAACTTATGATATTACTATGAAACCTGGTGATTCAGTTAAATATACATCCAGAAAGGGCTTCAAGCTCACCATAGGTAATGCCGGTGGAATAAAATTAAATCTTAATGGTAAAGATATAGATTCTCCGGGAAAATCTGGTGAAGTCAAGATTGTCAGTTTGCCTTGA